Proteins encoded together in one Zonotrichia albicollis isolate bZonAlb1 unplaced genomic scaffold, bZonAlb1.hap1 Scaffold_254, whole genome shotgun sequence window:
- the LOC141727796 gene encoding olfactory receptor 14J1-like: MSNSSSMRHFLLLALADTRQLQLLHFCLLLGISLAALLGNGLIISAVACGHHLHTPMFFFLLNLALSDLGSICTTVPKAMHNSLWDTRDISYSGCAAQLFFFLFFIGTEYFLLTMMSYDRYVSICKPLHYGTVLGSRACAHMAAAAWASAFLNALVHTANTFSLPLCHGNALGQFFCEIPQILKLSCSHSSFKELVLIALSICSAFGCFVFIVFSYVQIFRAVLRIPSEQGRHKAFSTCLPHLAVVSLFMSTAAFAHLKPPSMSSPSLDLALSVLYSVVPPALNPLIYSLRNQELKAAVWTLMTGCFKKH; the protein is encoded by the coding sequence atgtccaacagcagctccatgaggcacttcctcctgctggcattggcagacacgcggcagctgcagctcctgcacttctgcctcttgctgggcatctccctggctgccctcctgggcaacggcctcatcatcagcgccgtagcctgcggccaccacctgcacacgcccatgttcttcttcctgctcaacctggccctcagtgacctgggctccatctgcaccactgtgcccaaagccatgcacaattccctctgggacaccagggacatctcctactcaggatgtgctgctcagctctttttctttctgttcttcattgGAACAGAATATTTCCTCCTGACCATGATGtcctacgaccgctacgtgtccatctgcaaacccctgcactacgggaccgtcctgggcagcagagcttgtgcccacatggcagcagctgcctgggccagtgcctttctcaatgctctcgtccacacagccaatacattttccctgcccctgtgccatggcaatgccctgggccagttcttctgcgaaatcccacagatcctcaagctctcctgctcacactccagcTTCAAAGAACTTGTACTTATTGCATTGTCCATATGTTCtgcatttggttgttttgtgttcattgttttttcctatgtgcagatcttcagggctgtgctgaggatcccctctgagcagggacggcacaaagccttttccacctgcctccctcacctggctgtggtctccctgttcatGAGCACTGCAGCGTTTGCCCACCTGAAGCCTCCCTCCATGTCCTcgccatccctggatctggccctgtcagttctgtactcggtggtgcctccagccctgaaccccctcatctacagcctgaggaaccaggagctcaaggctgcagtgtggacactgatgactggatgctttaaGAAACATTAA